The following proteins are encoded in a genomic region of Sulfurimonas sp. HSL3-7:
- a CDS encoding ATP-binding cassette domain-containing protein, protein MKIKKLRVSLNESDLVDIGFTVKHSLALVGQSGSGKSLTLKALLGMLPSQMALYLDFEADFALERGKTIAFVPQNPFTALSPLTKIKDQFFVDERKMKALCKSVDLDLALLERFPPELSGGQLQRVIIAIALSAEPRLLMLDEPTTALDPKTREVIIELLKHLQERQGFKILFVTHDMHSASALCDEICVIKEGRVQESGLMESVLQDPSNPYTKTLIEASFANRKFRE, encoded by the coding sequence ATGAAGATCAAAAAACTCCGGGTCTCTCTGAACGAGAGCGACTTAGTTGATATCGGATTTACGGTTAAGCATTCACTTGCGCTTGTGGGCCAAAGCGGCAGCGGCAAAAGTCTGACGCTTAAAGCACTGCTTGGGATGTTGCCTTCACAGATGGCCCTGTATTTGGATTTTGAGGCCGATTTCGCACTTGAACGCGGAAAAACAATTGCTTTTGTCCCGCAAAACCCGTTCACGGCACTTTCGCCGCTGACAAAGATCAAAGATCAGTTCTTTGTCGATGAGCGTAAGATGAAAGCGTTGTGCAAGAGTGTCGATCTGGATCTTGCACTGCTTGAGCGTTTTCCCCCTGAACTCTCCGGCGGGCAGCTGCAGAGGGTGATTATCGCCATTGCGTTGAGTGCAGAGCCAAGACTTTTGATGTTGGACGAACCGACAACAGCGCTTGACCCTAAGACGAGAGAGGTGATCATCGAACTGCTCAAGCATTTGCAGGAACGCCAGGGGTTCAAGATTCTTTTTGTCACGCACGACATGCACTCCGCCTCCGCACTGTGCGATGAGATCTGTGTCATAAAAGAGGGTCGAGTACAAGAGAGCGGGTTGATGGAGAGTGTGCTCCAAGACCCTTCAAACCCCTATACAAAAACATTAATTGAAGCAAGTTTTGCAAACAGGAAATTTAGAGAATGA
- a CDS encoding HAMP domain-containing sensor histidine kinase: protein MTKEKTRELLNTVIELSRNAHPDIHQKVLLLSKQYMQDLRFRTMLVDQNTRYNEKLQRQEKELTRYKYELTNLVKQETEAHLRNEKILQQQAKMAAMGEMMDAVAHQWKQPLNALSMYTQLLESDFDDGLVDSAYIHTLAHDVDEQIEHMISTLTEFRTFFRPDKEPEPFGLKRCIQTVMLLMKDELMRNLIEVHIESEKEIIITGIENEFKHLILNIITNARDAFVERERKQRAIFIRFHQQNGNVILKIEDNAGGIPEEIIKDIFKPNFTSKEEGTGIGLYMSAQIAQKMSGQLYVANTERGAEFTLEVQPFPN from the coding sequence GTGACAAAAGAGAAGACCAGAGAACTGCTTAATACTGTTATTGAACTTAGCAGAAACGCCCATCCCGATATTCATCAAAAAGTCCTGCTTCTCTCCAAACAGTATATGCAGGATCTCCGTTTTCGTACGATGCTGGTCGACCAGAACACTCGTTACAATGAAAAACTCCAGCGTCAGGAAAAAGAGCTCACACGCTATAAATATGAACTGACCAACCTCGTCAAACAGGAGACAGAAGCCCACCTGAGAAACGAAAAGATACTCCAGCAGCAGGCCAAGATGGCAGCGATGGGTGAGATGATGGATGCCGTCGCCCACCAGTGGAAACAGCCGCTGAACGCCTTGAGCATGTACACACAGCTGTTAGAGAGTGATTTTGACGACGGCCTCGTTGACAGTGCCTATATCCATACGCTTGCCCATGATGTCGACGAGCAGATCGAACATATGATCTCGACATTAACGGAGTTCCGCACCTTCTTCCGTCCCGACAAAGAACCGGAGCCCTTCGGCCTTAAACGCTGTATCCAGACGGTCATGCTCCTGATGAAAGACGAACTTATGCGCAATCTGATCGAAGTCCATATCGAAAGCGAAAAAGAGATCATTATCACCGGCATCGAAAACGAGTTCAAACACCTTATCTTAAACATCATCACAAACGCACGCGATGCCTTTGTCGAGCGCGAGCGGAAGCAGCGTGCTATCTTTATCCGCTTTCATCAGCAAAACGGTAATGTCATCTTGAAAATCGAAGACAATGCCGGCGGTATCCCCGAAGAGATCATCAAAGACATCTTCAAACCAAACTTTACCTCAAAAGAAGAAGGTACAGGCATCGGCCTCTACATGAGCGCCCAGATCGCACAGAAGATGAGCGGGCAGCTCTATGTTGCCAACACCGAGCGCGGGGCGGAGTTCACCCTGGAAGTACAGCCTTTTCCTAACTAA
- the leuA gene encoding 2-isopropylmalate synthase → MMTMNTNGKYRPYPQVDLPDRQWPSNTITKAPIWCSVDLRDGNQALVTPMNLDQKLELFNLLLKLGFKHIEVGFPSASQVEFDFLRKLVEDNLIPDDVTIQVLVQAREHLIARTFEALEGVKSAIVHLYNSTSIAQRKIVFQKEQQEIIELALAGVDMVKKYEANHTGKIALEYSPESFTGTELEFAAEICNAVTARWGIGAERKVIINLPATVEMATPNVYADQIEWMSRHLDNREHVLISTHTHNDRGTSVAATELALLAGADRVEGTLLSNGERTGNVDIITLALNMYTQGIETGLDFSDINTVIDVVERCTAIETHVRHPYVGELVYTAFSGSHQDAINKGLAYQRIKEDAFWEVPYLPIDPEDVGRSYESIIRINSQSGKGGVAYILEDSFGYQLPKKMHPEIGKIVQEVTDREARELGNDEILAIFERTYFGPPSHLKFVSRSASTKEESVWCRLNYVYNGKEIEAESEGNGPIDACRKALLKDYPNEFIIRSYSEHSLGAESSALAVAYIEIETKEGQSFFGVGKDNDITLATIKALFSALNRAFNA, encoded by the coding sequence ATTATGACTATGAATACAAACGGAAAATATCGTCCGTACCCACAGGTAGATTTGCCAGACAGACAATGGCCCTCTAACACCATTACCAAAGCACCGATCTGGTGTAGTGTAGACCTTCGTGACGGGAACCAGGCTCTTGTCACACCTATGAACCTTGATCAAAAACTTGAACTCTTTAACCTCCTGCTGAAACTCGGATTTAAGCATATCGAAGTCGGTTTCCCGTCCGCTTCTCAGGTCGAATTTGACTTTCTGCGCAAGCTGGTCGAAGACAACCTTATCCCTGATGATGTCACCATCCAGGTACTTGTTCAGGCGCGGGAGCATCTTATTGCCAGAACGTTTGAAGCGCTCGAGGGTGTCAAATCAGCGATTGTGCACCTCTACAATTCAACATCTATTGCACAGCGCAAGATCGTTTTTCAAAAAGAGCAACAGGAGATCATCGAACTGGCTCTGGCCGGTGTCGACATGGTTAAAAAGTACGAGGCGAATCATACGGGCAAGATCGCGCTGGAGTATTCACCGGAATCCTTTACCGGCACCGAGCTGGAATTTGCAGCCGAGATCTGTAATGCCGTTACCGCGCGCTGGGGTATAGGCGCTGAGCGCAAAGTCATCATCAACCTGCCGGCAACGGTGGAGATGGCGACACCGAATGTCTATGCGGACCAGATAGAGTGGATGAGCCGTCATTTGGACAACCGTGAACATGTCCTGATCTCGACGCACACCCACAATGACCGCGGAACGTCGGTGGCGGCAACCGAACTGGCGCTTTTGGCCGGGGCGGACCGTGTCGAGGGGACACTGCTCTCCAACGGCGAGCGTACCGGTAACGTCGACATCATCACCCTTGCATTGAACATGTACACACAGGGGATCGAGACGGGGCTGGATTTCAGCGATATCAATACCGTGATCGACGTCGTTGAACGCTGTACCGCTATCGAGACCCATGTGCGCCACCCTTATGTCGGTGAGTTGGTCTATACCGCCTTCTCGGGTTCGCACCAGGATGCCATCAATAAAGGGCTGGCCTACCAGCGTATCAAAGAGGACGCCTTCTGGGAAGTGCCGTACCTTCCGATCGATCCGGAAGATGTGGGCCGCAGCTACGAAAGTATCATACGTATCAACTCCCAGTCGGGCAAAGGCGGGGTCGCTTATATTCTGGAGGACAGTTTCGGTTACCAGCTGCCGAAGAAGATGCATCCTGAAATAGGAAAGATCGTACAAGAGGTGACGGACAGAGAGGCAAGAGAGCTCGGCAATGACGAGATCTTAGCTATCTTCGAACGTACCTATTTCGGACCGCCGTCACACCTGAAATTTGTGTCACGTTCGGCATCGACAAAAGAGGAATCCGTCTGGTGCAGGCTCAACTACGTCTATAACGGCAAGGAGATCGAGGCGGAGAGCGAAGGCAACGGTCCTATTGATGCCTGCCGTAAAGCGCTGTTAAAAGACTATCCTAATGAGTTTATCATCCGCTCCTACTCGGAGCACTCATTGGGCGCAGAGTCATCGGCATTGGCTGTCGCCTATATCGAGATCGAAACAAAAGAGGGGCAATCGTTTTTCGGTGTCGGAAAAGACAATGATATTACATTGGCTACGATCAAAGCGCTCTTCAGTGCACTTAACCGCGCTTTTAACGCCTAA
- a CDS encoding histidinol-phosphatase: MKIDLHSHTTLCNHAEGSVDEYVEKAIEYGIDIIGFSDHAPMDFDPGYRMSFEEMALYKKWVIDAKQKYADKIEVLFGYEVDYLPGHMDERVLKADVDFLIGSVHFINEWGFDNPEFIGRYENEDIDQIWQKYFDLVEEMAKTGLFDIAGHIDLIKVFKFMPKKDILEMAMPALKAIKAADMVLELNVAGYRKPCAEPYPSPSILQAAFDLGIKITFGSDAHNPEQVGLYRQEVEALARSIGYKECAVFRDRERTMYPF, encoded by the coding sequence ATGAAAATCGATCTGCACAGCCACACCACACTTTGCAATCACGCCGAAGGCAGCGTTGATGAGTATGTTGAAAAAGCGATCGAATACGGTATCGATATCATAGGTTTCTCCGACCATGCACCGATGGATTTCGATCCCGGCTACCGTATGAGCTTCGAAGAGATGGCACTCTATAAGAAGTGGGTCATCGATGCAAAGCAGAAGTATGCCGACAAGATCGAGGTCCTCTTCGGCTATGAGGTGGACTACCTGCCGGGCCACATGGATGAACGCGTCTTAAAGGCGGATGTCGACTTCCTGATCGGATCGGTGCACTTCATCAACGAGTGGGGATTCGACAACCCCGAGTTTATCGGCCGTTATGAGAATGAAGACATCGATCAGATCTGGCAGAAATATTTCGACCTTGTCGAAGAGATGGCAAAGACCGGGCTTTTCGATATCGCCGGCCATATCGATCTTATCAAGGTCTTTAAGTTTATGCCGAAAAAAGATATTTTAGAGATGGCAATGCCCGCTTTAAAAGCGATCAAAGCGGCGGACATGGTCCTCGAGCTCAATGTCGCAGGCTACCGTAAACCCTGCGCCGAGCCCTACCCTTCCCCGTCGATATTGCAGGCGGCCTTCGACCTTGGCATCAAGATCACCTTCGGTTCGGATGCCCACAACCCGGAGCAGGTAGGGCTTTACCGTCAGGAGGTGGAAGCCCTGGCCCGTTCGATAGGCTACAAAGAGTGTGCTGTTTTCAGAGACCGTGAACGGACCATGTACCCATTTTGA
- the maf gene encoding septum formation inhibitor Maf — MDSLQIRLCSQSESRASILRNAGISFVQSPVDFDEEQIIADSPKNFVYQATLGKFEAAKKSYDYRDMPLLVSDTVVTSQDRILRKANSLEEAREILQTQSGSVTSIVTCMIYKSEKLELLDISSTDYLFDTFDTDELEAYLHSGEWKGKAGGCMVEGFCKPYIREVKGYESCAMGLSVEVLKTFITLR, encoded by the coding sequence ATGGACTCTCTTCAAATTCGACTCTGTTCACAATCGGAAAGCAGAGCCAGTATATTACGTAATGCAGGTATAAGTTTTGTGCAGTCTCCTGTCGATTTTGATGAGGAACAGATCATCGCAGACTCGCCCAAAAACTTTGTCTATCAGGCCACTCTGGGAAAGTTCGAAGCCGCCAAAAAAAGCTATGACTACCGTGATATGCCGCTTCTGGTCTCCGACACGGTCGTCACTTCACAGGACAGGATCCTCCGCAAAGCGAACTCTCTGGAGGAGGCAAGGGAGATCCTGCAGACACAAAGCGGCAGTGTCACTTCGATCGTCACGTGCATGATCTACAAAAGTGAAAAACTGGAGCTGCTGGACATCTCTTCGACAGACTATCTCTTCGATACCTTTGATACGGATGAACTTGAAGCGTACCTGCACTCGGGCGAGTGGAAGGGAAAAGCCGGCGGCTGCATGGTCGAGGGGTTCTGCAAGCCCTACATCAGAGAGGTCAAAGGGTATGAATCCTGCGCAATGGGGCTGAGTGTCGAGGTGTTGAAGACCTTTATCACTTTACGCTGA
- a CDS encoding PBP1A family penicillin-binding protein: protein MNIEEILEKKRKKESGIQDETPVKKSGLKKIIIAASLLLVIFGPIVFVGSIALNLTYDTSKLVNYQPKISSCIYDVNGDKIANVFEGKHRFFAPFDEIPPRMVEALLAIEDTSFFEHGGINYDAIFRAIIKDIKAMAMVEGASTLTQQLVKNTLLTREKKISRKLKELILSYKIESELSKVEILERYFNEIYLGHNYYGIKTAADGYFHKELKDLTLKEMAILVGLPKAPSYYAPTKNYDISLGRANRVIERLHDLAWIDDESYEKALKEKPVVYDETLTQNKAPYVVDEVVRRLKEQFPDFKTGGYEVYTTIDLKMQKAAQEAIVYGYEQAKIRVEKYGEDYEDQNLTKFNGAIISVDPKLGEIRALVGGVDYQKSPFNRATMAYRQPGSAFKPFLYQVALDFGYSGATKLIDISRTYDYETQSEDESNETKKWKPKNYENNFKGLITLREALVHSRNLATINLVTDIGINTIKSKLRQQYGIQDLPSDLSLSLGSITLTPETFAKYYTSFANGGQLSDLRLIQSVERQHEVLWEHPAQVVKRVTEERQAFLMTTILREVVQSGTGYRARAAGIELAGKTGTTNDSIDTWFVGYSPSIETIVWFGNDDNSPLWKREQGGWTAAPSFSYFYKELVKIYPQMPRKFEKPDDVIEVTVEGKKKEYFTDISKPPRTEVKAEADEELLF, encoded by the coding sequence ATGAATATCGAAGAAATATTAGAAAAAAAACGAAAAAAAGAGAGCGGCATTCAGGACGAGACACCTGTGAAAAAGTCGGGTCTTAAAAAAATCATCATTGCGGCGTCGCTACTGCTCGTGATCTTCGGACCGATCGTTTTTGTCGGCTCTATCGCGCTCAACCTGACGTATGACACCAGCAAACTTGTCAATTATCAACCGAAGATCTCATCATGTATCTATGATGTCAACGGCGATAAGATCGCGAATGTATTTGAAGGAAAACACCGTTTTTTCGCCCCTTTCGACGAGATCCCGCCGCGAATGGTCGAGGCACTTTTAGCGATAGAAGATACCTCGTTTTTTGAGCACGGCGGCATTAACTATGATGCGATATTCCGTGCGATCATCAAAGATATCAAAGCGATGGCGATGGTTGAGGGGGCCAGCACGCTGACACAGCAGCTGGTGAAAAACACGTTACTGACACGCGAAAAGAAGATCTCCAGAAAGCTAAAAGAGCTCATCCTCTCCTATAAGATCGAGTCCGAACTGAGCAAGGTCGAGATACTCGAACGCTATTTCAATGAGATCTATCTTGGGCATAACTATTACGGGATCAAAACGGCAGCTGACGGTTATTTTCACAAAGAGCTCAAAGATCTGACACTGAAAGAGATGGCTATTCTCGTCGGACTGCCAAAGGCACCAAGCTATTATGCACCGACCAAAAACTACGACATCTCTTTAGGGCGTGCCAACCGTGTGATCGAACGTCTGCATGATCTGGCATGGATCGATGATGAAAGTTATGAAAAAGCGCTCAAAGAGAAGCCTGTCGTTTACGATGAGACCTTGACCCAGAACAAAGCGCCTTATGTCGTAGACGAGGTGGTACGCCGTTTGAAAGAGCAGTTCCCTGATTTTAAAACAGGCGGTTACGAGGTCTATACGACGATCGACCTGAAGATGCAGAAAGCGGCGCAGGAGGCGATCGTTTACGGCTACGAGCAGGCGAAGATCCGTGTCGAGAAATACGGCGAGGATTACGAAGACCAGAATCTTACAAAGTTTAACGGTGCCATCATCTCTGTTGATCCGAAGCTCGGTGAGATCCGTGCTTTGGTCGGCGGCGTTGATTATCAAAAGAGCCCTTTCAACCGGGCGACAATGGCCTACCGTCAGCCGGGTTCCGCATTCAAACCGTTTCTCTACCAGGTGGCGCTCGACTTTGGGTATTCGGGCGCAACGAAGCTGATCGATATCTCCCGGACTTATGACTATGAGACGCAGAGCGAAGATGAGAGCAATGAGACGAAAAAGTGGAAGCCTAAGAACTATGAGAACAACTTCAAAGGGTTGATCACACTGCGCGAAGCTTTGGTGCATTCGCGCAATCTTGCGACGATTAACCTGGTGACCGATATCGGTATCAATACGATAAAGAGCAAGTTGAGACAGCAGTACGGCATCCAGGACCTTCCGAGCGACCTCTCCCTGTCCCTTGGAAGTATCACCCTGACACCGGAGACGTTCGCAAAATATTACACCTCCTTTGCCAACGGCGGCCAATTGAGTGATCTGCGTCTGATCCAGAGTGTTGAGAGACAGCACGAAGTGCTCTGGGAACATCCGGCTCAGGTCGTTAAACGTGTGACCGAAGAGAGACAGGCCTTTTTAATGACGACAATTTTACGCGAAGTCGTTCAGAGCGGTACCGGGTATCGGGCCCGTGCAGCAGGCATAGAACTTGCCGGCAAAACCGGAACGACCAATGATTCGATCGATACCTGGTTTGTGGGGTATTCGCCTTCGATCGAAACCATCGTCTGGTTCGGCAATGATGACAACTCGCCGTTGTGGAAAAGAGAACAGGGGGGCTGGACGGCGGCCCCTTCATTCAGCTATTTTTACAAAGAGCTGGTAAAGATCTACCCGCAGATGCCGCGAAAGTTTGAAAAGCCTGATGATGTGATCGAGGTGACGGTAGAGGGCAAAAAGAAGGAGTACTTTACCGATATCTCCAAGCCGCCTCGTACCGAGGTCAAAGCTGAAGCAGACGAAGAGCTGCTTTTTTAG
- the glnA gene encoding type I glutamate--ammonia ligase, which yields MGKFVNNVEEFFSYCEENDVQFVDLRFTDIKGAWHHLTYRMSAVTTEILENGFPFDGSSVDAWQPINKSDMLLKADVPTAFLDPFTADPTIILICDVYDIYKGELYEKCPRSIAKKALAHADSIGIADAAYFGPENEFFIFDDVKFVDNINEAGYKIDTEEGAWNSSTDYKDMYNTGHRPGTKGGYFPVQPTDSMVDLRAEMMLILEQVGLEVVLGHHEVAQGQGEIGVVFSDIIGAADNVQKYKYVVKMIAHLNGKTATFMPKPLYGDNGNGMHVHQSLWKDGKNLFYSEGNYGNLSEMAINYIGGIFKHARAVAAFTNPTTNSYKRLLPGFEAPSILTYSSQNRSASCRIPYGAGEKATRVEMRFPDSSSCPYLAFAAMMMAGLDGIKNRDIPVGPMDEDLFELSLDEIREKGIPQMPHTLRGSLESLIRDNDFLKPVFTDHFIEEYQHYRFERDVWPDEGRPTAYEFKTTYQC from the coding sequence ATGGGAAAATTCGTAAATAACGTAGAAGAGTTTTTTTCTTATTGTGAAGAAAATGATGTTCAATTTGTAGACCTTCGTTTTACAGATATCAAAGGGGCATGGCACCACCTTACTTACCGCATGAGTGCAGTTACCACAGAGATACTTGAAAACGGTTTTCCGTTTGACGGTTCATCAGTCGATGCATGGCAGCCGATCAACAAATCAGACATGCTTTTAAAAGCGGATGTCCCGACAGCGTTCCTTGATCCATTTACTGCAGATCCGACCATTATCCTCATCTGTGATGTTTACGATATCTATAAAGGCGAGCTGTATGAGAAATGCCCTCGTTCTATTGCTAAAAAAGCACTTGCCCATGCTGACAGCATCGGTATTGCTGATGCCGCCTATTTCGGTCCGGAAAATGAATTCTTTATCTTCGATGATGTCAAATTTGTTGATAACATCAATGAAGCAGGCTACAAAATCGATACCGAAGAGGGTGCATGGAACTCTTCTACCGACTATAAAGATATGTACAACACAGGGCACCGTCCTGGTACAAAAGGCGGTTACTTCCCGGTCCAGCCTACTGACTCCATGGTCGATCTTCGTGCCGAGATGATGCTGATTCTTGAGCAGGTCGGTCTTGAAGTCGTACTTGGTCACCACGAAGTGGCACAGGGTCAAGGCGAGATCGGTGTTGTCTTCTCTGACATCATCGGTGCAGCCGACAATGTTCAAAAATACAAATATGTCGTCAAAATGATCGCGCACCTGAACGGTAAAACAGCGACCTTCATGCCTAAACCTCTTTACGGTGATAACGGTAACGGTATGCACGTACACCAGTCACTTTGGAAAGACGGCAAAAACCTTTTCTATTCTGAAGGCAACTACGGCAACCTAAGCGAGATGGCGATCAACTACATCGGCGGTATCTTCAAACATGCAAGAGCGGTTGCGGCGTTTACAAACCCGACAACAAACTCTTACAAACGTCTGCTTCCAGGTTTTGAAGCGCCGAGCATCCTGACTTACTCGTCTCAAAACCGTTCAGCTTCATGCCGTATTCCTTACGGTGCCGGCGAAAAAGCGACACGCGTCGAGATGCGTTTCCCAGACAGCTCTTCTTGTCCATACCTTGCATTTGCCGCAATGATGATGGCAGGTCTTGACGGTATCAAAAACAGAGACATCCCGGTCGGTCCGATGGATGAAGACCTTTTCGAACTTTCTCTTGATGAGATCCGTGAAAAAGGTATTCCTCAAATGCCGCACACCCTACGCGGTTCACTTGAGTCTCTGATCCGTGACAACGACTTCCTTAAGCCGGTCTTTACAGATCACTTCATCGAAGAGTATCAGCACTACCGATTTGAGCGTGATGTATGGCCAGATGAAGGCCGTCCGACTGCTTACGAGTTTAAAACAACCTATCAGTGCTAG
- a CDS encoding nitroreductase family protein, giving the protein MRTSQFTIDEQFLKRFSPKKFKQKAIEDYDLKALIEAASSAPSCFNEQPWVFVLGTKEEMLSVLSEANASWAKNAAEIILICSRPQFSRNQKPNRWHAYDCGTAMGYLILEALRRDIYAHPMGGFKAEKAVELFELKELQPHAAVALGYRDEAHTMTPRKALDDIIIDRRSV; this is encoded by the coding sequence ATGCGAACAAGCCAGTTTACCATCGATGAACAATTCTTAAAGCGTTTTTCTCCTAAAAAGTTCAAACAAAAAGCGATCGAAGATTATGATCTAAAAGCACTTATCGAGGCTGCTTCGAGCGCACCTTCATGTTTTAACGAACAGCCCTGGGTATTTGTGCTGGGAACAAAAGAAGAGATGCTCTCTGTTCTGTCTGAAGCCAATGCTTCGTGGGCCAAAAATGCAGCAGAGATTATTCTTATCTGTTCGCGTCCGCAATTTTCACGCAATCAAAAACCCAATCGTTGGCATGCCTATGATTGCGGTACGGCGATGGGGTATCTGATTCTCGAAGCGTTACGACGAGATATCTATGCTCATCCTATGGGCGGGTTTAAGGCAGAAAAAGCGGTCGAGCTTTTTGAACTCAAAGAACTTCAGCCCCATGCGGCTGTCGCTCTGGGCTATCGTGATGAAGCCCATACGATGACGCCGCGTAAAGCGCTGGATGATATTATTATAGACAGGAGATCCGTATGA
- a CDS encoding pyridoxal phosphate-dependent aminotransferase family protein, translating to MNFYEKELSALKRAGRYRERRIFDENVIDMASNDYLGLAHNREILQAAVDELQSLESHASKASMLVNGYSRVHQDFERALCEANGFEEGVILGSGFNANIAMIETLVRKGDALFMDEKYHASGVLASKLIDGELHYFAHNDAAALEALLKKSNAKRKIIAVEGIYSMDGDLVPREIIELADSYGALLILDEAHSSGVIGDHLMGILDHYKIPVKENYIKMGTLGKAYGSFGAYILASSHIIDFLINRAKPIIYATAPSLFDTLLGHYALRYLQENSEELKAAINRRQEIVKEIFGITVEGLIVPILVGDNRKVMAIQKELLEQNILVGAIRQPTVPVAIIRFIARLGLDEESFRDKCERINRSLDKISAI from the coding sequence ATGAACTTTTATGAAAAAGAGCTCTCAGCATTGAAACGTGCGGGTCGCTACCGTGAACGCCGTATCTTTGATGAGAACGTTATCGATATGGCCTCCAATGATTATCTCGGACTGGCCCATAACAGAGAGATACTGCAGGCCGCCGTGGATGAACTGCAGTCCCTGGAATCGCACGCCTCGAAAGCATCGATGCTGGTGAACGGCTACAGCAGGGTGCATCAGGATTTTGAACGTGCTTTATGCGAGGCAAACGGTTTCGAAGAGGGGGTCATACTCGGTTCGGGATTCAATGCCAATATCGCCATGATCGAGACCCTGGTGCGCAAAGGCGATGCTCTTTTTATGGATGAGAAGTATCATGCGTCAGGGGTGCTGGCATCGAAACTGATCGACGGCGAACTGCACTATTTCGCGCACAACGACGCCGCCGCTTTAGAGGCGCTGTTAAAAAAATCCAACGCCAAACGTAAGATCATCGCTGTTGAGGGGATCTATTCGATGGACGGCGACCTGGTGCCGCGCGAGATCATCGAGCTTGCCGACAGCTACGGGGCCCTTCTGATACTGGATGAAGCCCACAGTTCCGGTGTGATCGGTGACCATCTGATGGGGATACTCGACCACTACAAGATACCGGTCAAAGAGAACTACATCAAGATGGGAACGCTTGGCAAGGCGTACGGCAGTTTCGGCGCCTACATCCTGGCCTCTTCGCATATCATCGATTTTCTGATCAACCGTGCGAAACCGATCATCTATGCGACCGCACCCTCGCTTTTCGACACCCTTTTGGGCCACTACGCCCTGCGCTATCTTCAGGAAAATTCCGAAGAGTTGAAAGCTGCTATAAACCGCCGTCAGGAGATCGTCAAGGAGATCTTCGGTATTACGGTCGAAGGGTTGATCGTTCCGATCTTGGTGGGCGATAACCGCAAAGTAATGGCGATCCAAAAAGAGCTGCTGGAACAGAATATCCTGGTCGGTGCCATCCGTCAGCCGACCGTGCCTGTAGCGATCATCCGTTTTATAGCGCGCCTCGGACTCGACGAAGAGAGCTTTCGCGACAAGTGTGAGAGGATTAACCGGAGTTTGGATAAAATATCTGCTATTTAG
- a CDS encoding pirin family protein produces MIRHIPFASLYFADHGWLKSRFHFSFAEYRNPDNIHYGPLRVMNDDIIEAGKGFGTHPHENMEIISYVLRGALTHKDSMGNKESLGRGGVQYMSAGTGVMHSETNEGGEAVHLIQTWIIPAEKGLEPQYGSKVFDKNARHNRWLHLAGPEESEAAIHIYQDANMYVSEIDAGQRLPFALQKGRRLYLKVMEGSGTINGTVFAPGDAAEVEGESVVVEAITDLHLLLVEMRTE; encoded by the coding sequence ATGATAAGGCATATTCCGTTTGCGTCGCTCTATTTTGCAGACCATGGATGGCTGAAAAGCCGTTTCCACTTTTCGTTTGCCGAATACCGCAATCCCGATAATATACACTATGGGCCGTTGCGTGTTATGAACGATGATATTATCGAGGCCGGCAAGGGTTTTGGTACCCATCCGCACGAAAATATGGAGATCATCAGCTATGTGCTACGCGGTGCGTTGACCCATAAAGACAGTATGGGCAACAAAGAGAGCCTGGGCCGCGGCGGGGTTCAGTATATGAGTGCCGGCACCGGGGTGATGCATTCGGAGACGAATGAGGGCGGTGAGGCGGTGCATCTGATCCAGACATGGATAATCCCTGCCGAAAAAGGGCTGGAACCGCAATACGGCTCCAAAGTATTTGATAAAAATGCGCGTCACAACAGGTGGCTGCATCTGGCCGGACCGGAAGAGAGCGAAGCAGCAATCCACATCTATCAGGATGCCAATATGTATGTCAGCGAGATCGATGCGGGTCAAAGGCTCCCCTTTGCGTTGCAAAAGGGACGCCGGCTTTATCTGAAAGTGATGGAAGGCAGCGGCACTATAAACGGCACTGTGTTCGCGCCGGGTGATGCGGCGGAGGTGGAAGGCGAATCGGTTGTGGTTGAAGCGATCACGGATCTGCATCTGCTTCTCGTGGAGATGCGCACGGAGTAA